The nucleotide sequence AACTTTGGGCCGTCTGTTTTCTACAAGCCATCATTGATAACTGATAAGAGAACATAGGCTAATTAATTAACTCAGGGGTAGCTTTTACGTACTATTTAGTTTTCCTCAAATCCTAGACTACATGGACATTATTCATAATCACTCTTATCagtattttttaatacaaataatGATATGTACAGATATTCGTATAGAATCAACTGATATGCATATTTTTATGTAGCTTCAGTTCTGACACGCTTGACTGGAGCTCGAAGAGAAGATAGATAATTAGCATCTGATTTCTCAATCCCATCGAATAGGTAACTAAAAGGAGGCATCTCTACATACTTGCCACTTCCTGGAACAACTTTAAGCTCCTCATTTTCCCATCCAATTCTTCCTCCTGCTATTGTCACTTCAACTTTCCCCTGAGATTTATCAATCAAGTCCCCAAGAAATAAGCGGTTCTTTCTTCTATTACTCAGATTATACATATCAATCAGTAAAGAGGGTTTGCAAAAATGTATATTACCTTTCCTTTTCTGCCCTCGTAGACGTTTGTGTCGGATCTTGAATGATGAGACTTTGAGCTAATCACGTAGCTCGAGTTTGGATTCAATATGATAATATCTGCATCCGAGCCAGCAAGGATAGCTCCTTTCCGTGGATATATGTTGAAAATTCTAGCACTGACGATCAAATCATTTCAAATGTTAAACACATGACTCACTAGTTTAAGCTCATTGGAAATAAACACATATTTCAACATTAAAGGAGAGACAGAGCAAATATACCACTCGGTGCTGGTTATTCGAACAAAATCTGTAGCAGATATTTGGCCAGAACCCTGGATTATGATACAGAAAACGATTAAAACTTCTCTAAAGAAATAAGATTGTAGACAGTCCACAACTACTTACCACCATCGTGTCCCATATCAGGTGCATCCGTTCTTCAAGGCCTATATATGAACAGGTTCAAAGTATTTATTTACACGTTAACAGAGACAAAGAGCACAGAAAGCAAGAAACCAGTGAAGTTAGTTATTACCATTAACACCATTAGGTATTTTGCGGAAATCATCAAGTCCTAGAGCTTTTTGTGTAGAATTGAAAGTGCAGTGATCAGTTCCTACAAGCTGCAGCGATTATACCAatgaaaggagaaaaaaagtgTTAGAAGATCTTTACAGTTTTATGTTATAGATCATGTTACTCTAAGTTATTCACAGCGAGGAAAGAAACCTGGAGGATTCCTGTTGAAAGGGCTTCTTGTAGGGCTTTCCCATGTCCTACTGGTCTTATAGGTGGACTCATGACATACCTGAAATATTGAGAAAAACTTTGAAGATCTGAAAGAATAAATGGGAATCATTTGATTAAGAGACCTGAAGGATTTCTTACTTGGACGCAATTGTGAAGTCAGGATCCCAAAGCCAATGATCATCAAGGATTAATCCAGACACAACAGGCTCTCCAATAACCTTCTGTCCTgaaaaacataacaacaaacttttcatttttattgagCTAAGTACTATATAAGCAATTTGAAAGGTACTTTGTAAATCTACCCATATGTTATTGCGCTAGTGGCTGTTCGAATAGAAGGTTGATTAATATCAGCATAATTTCAAGACAATGAGAAAAAAACCTAGTCCTACAGGAGTTGCAACAAAAGACCTGATTTTCGAGCTTTAGCAATCTCATCCATTGCATCAACACTCATCACATGAACAACATAGAGAGGCGTGTTAACAAAACGAGCCAAACGAATTGCTCTAGCAGTGGCTTCTCCCTCAAGCTGCCATTGTACAACACGGATCTTGACTTTATTAGCTTGAACAAAGGTTTAGAAAGGCAAGAGCAGAGATGGGAGAAGAGAACAAAGCTATGAGGCAGTATTATATAATGGAAAAGGCTGTAGTTAAATTACCACAGGAGGCCGGGAAAGAGCATGACCCTCAGGACCTGTAATGCCCAGTTCAATCATTCTTTTCTGTCCCTCGAACACTGCATCTCCATTCTCAGCATGAACCATCGCCAAGGCACCAAGGGATTTGCATCTTTTAAGGCCTTCCAGTAGGAGGTCATCAGTGACCATCAAAGATCCTTTATATGCTAGGAAGAATTTGAAAGAGTTGATACCTGTATATAATTTAGAGATGTACATGCACTCAGTTTCATCTTAATAGAGAAACTAAGGGTTGATAGAAACACCAAAACTGTGAGGCATTAAATAAGTCACGAGACATTTTTACCCTTTTCCTTGACCAATTTCTCCATGTCCCTGGAAACATCTTCATCCCACTTCGTGATTGCCATATGAAAACCGTAATCCATGCACGAGTTTCTGGATTTGTTTTCATAGGCTTCAAAACCAGCCACCAGGTTTCCATTAACAGGTATAACAAAGTCAATATGCATAGTTGTTCCACCAGCTAATGCTGCAGCCTGACCACTGAAGAAATCATCAATAGTCTCAGTACCCATAAATTCCATGGCAAGGTGCGTGTGGGGATCAATTCCTCCTGTTTACATTATTACGAAGAAAACATACTTATATGCTTCAACGATCAGTATAAACGAAAGCCAAATAATGTATCAATACCAAACTAGTAACGATTGATTAACCTGGCATGACAAACTTTCCAGTAGCATCGAGTACAGTGACTTCATCTCCAACCTGTTGTTACATATATAGCAACAAGCagatcaaaaaaattgaaactttaactACCAAACACGAAGGGTACATTGAAAGGTTAGACCTTAATGTTTGGCTGCACAGCGACAATAATCCCATCTTCCACATAGACATCAGCAAGCTGTTGATGGTGTGCATTCACAACTGTACCTCCTTTGATCAAAATCCTGGTCGATGGAACCTCACCATACTCACTCCCTGCACTACAAAACTGCAACAAAACACATTCAGAGACACTTCTATCATAGTTGACTTTCAGAAATTAGAAATCTAATCAAATCTCCAAAAAATTCTatcttttttctatttcaatttcTCTAAAGTCACTCTACTGTATTGGATTT is from Camelina sativa cultivar DH55 chromosome 20, Cs, whole genome shotgun sequence and encodes:
- the LOC104769457 gene encoding dihydropyrimidinase isoform X1 translates to MALRPLDLFFFILSLFLLFPSPSLSDSATQFCSAGSEYGEVPSTRILIKGGTVVNAHHQQLADVYVEDGIIVAVQPNIKVGDEVTVLDATGKFVMPGGIDPHTHLAMEFMGTETIDDFFSGQAAALAGGTTMHIDFVIPVNGNLVAGFEAYENKSRNSCMDYGFHMAITKWDEDVSRDMEKLVKEKGINSFKFFLAYKGSLMVTDDLLLEGLKRCKSLGALAMVHAENGDAVFEGQKRMIELGITGPEGHALSRPPVLEGEATARAIRLARFVNTPLYVVHVMSVDAMDEIAKARKSGQKVIGEPVVSGLILDDHWLWDPDFTIASKYVMSPPIRPVGHGKALQEALSTGILQLVGTDHCTFNSTQKALGLDDFRKIPNGVNGLEERMHLIWDTMVGSGQISATDFVRITSTECARIFNIYPRKGAILAGSDADIIILNPNSSYVISSKSHHSRSDTNVYEGRKGKGKVEVTIAGGRIGWENEELKVVPGSGKYVEMPPFSYLFDGIEKSDANYLSSLRAPVKRVRTEAT
- the LOC104769457 gene encoding dihydropyrimidinase isoform X2; its protein translation is MALRPLDLFFFILSLFLLFPSPSLSDSATQFCSAGSEYGEVPSTRILIKGGTVVNAHHQQLADVYVEDGIIVAVQPNIKVGDEVTVLDATGKFVMPGGIDPHTHLAMEFMGTETIDDFFSGQAAALAGGTTMHIDFVIPVNGNLVAGFEAYENKSRNSCMDYGFHMAITKWDEDVSRDMEKLVKEKGINSFKFFLAYKGSLMVTDDLLLEGLKRCKSLGALAMVHAENGDAVFEGQKRMIELGITGPEGHALSRPPVLEGEATARAIRLARFVNTPLYVVHVMSVDAMDEIAKARKSGQKVIGEPVVSGLILDDHWLWDPDFTIASKYVMSPPIRPVGHGKALQEALSTGILQLVGTDHCTFNSTQKALGLDDFRKIPNGVNGLEERMHLIWDTMVGSGQISATDFVRITSTECARIFNIYPRKGAILAGSDADIIILNPNSSYVISSKSHHSRSDTNVYEGRKGKGKVEVTIAGGRIGWENEELKVVPGSGKYVEMPPFSYLFDGIEKSDANYLSSLRAPVKRVRTEAT